Proteins encoded by one window of Prevotella nigrescens:
- a CDS encoding Type 1 glutamine amidotransferase-like domain-containing protein produces the protein MKYRVGVFIFMALFFVLTQSIYGMRNKEVRLYSPKHNTTMKKIFLCSSFADVAPLLLEFVPTSLSGKTVAFIPTASIHEEYTQYVEDGKNALVSLGLVVRELEITQCEKKEIVKVLNDCDCIYITGGNTFFLMQELRRTGTDKLIVEQVEKGKLYIGESAGAMIFAPTIEYAKRMDNNLLLTPDFEDFSGLGVVDFYPVVHFNSFPFEEATRKIIQEDGYLPLKPITNEQAIVVLGDNISIQSKQ, from the coding sequence ATGAAATATAGAGTAGGAGTATTCATATTTATGGCTCTCTTCTTTGTCCTCACTCAATCTATTTATGGTATGAGGAATAAGGAAGTAAGATTGTATTCACCAAAACATAATACAACAATGAAGAAAATCTTTTTATGCTCATCTTTTGCTGATGTGGCTCCTCTTCTACTCGAGTTTGTTCCTACTTCGTTGAGTGGAAAAACGGTAGCATTTATTCCTACTGCAAGTATTCATGAAGAATATACCCAGTATGTTGAAGATGGAAAGAATGCACTTGTTTCACTTGGATTAGTTGTAAGAGAATTAGAAATTACACAATGCGAAAAGAAAGAAATTGTAAAAGTACTGAATGATTGTGATTGTATCTATATCACAGGCGGCAATACCTTCTTTCTTATGCAAGAACTACGAAGAACTGGAACCGACAAGTTGATAGTTGAGCAGGTAGAGAAAGGAAAGCTATACATTGGAGAATCGGCGGGTGCAATGATTTTTGCTCCTACCATAGAGTATGCCAAGAGAATGGATAACAATCTTTTATTGACACCAGACTTTGAGGATTTTTCCGGACTTGGTGTCGTTGACTTCTATCCTGTTGTTCATTTTAATAGCTTTCCCTTTGAAGAAGCGACACGGAAAATAATTCAGGAAGATGGCTATTTACCTTTGAAACCAATTACGAATGAACAAGCCATAGTAGTTTTAGGAGATAATATTTCCATACAAAGTAAGCAGTAG
- a CDS encoding T9SS type A sorting domain-containing protein — MSKKLFLLSVLLGFCVGTNAQKDAEEYTTGQPSITITTTNLKKQWQLTVLFNDKSKTKPWIDRNNNGKYDAGEESIKKYGITRFKRTQPTITIYGDMTFFSCNLNELVSVDVSKCPGLVSLYCEENQIEKLDVSKNTNLKKLYCHTNKLSELKLPSTSEITEFYCFRNSLNELDPSVMSKLQEFYCGENNLTQLDITKNTQLSLLACNNNKIKTIDISKSPLLQKVYLFDNEIETVDISKNTALAEFHCYNNKLTNITIGDNIELTALIVSDNKLKALDISKLVNLTDLQCDNNQLTELDIAANQKLSFISCYSNQIANPAMKRMLVNLPDMTSADSKGEVVVVDTKDANEKNICYKVDVTGLINAKNWTAYDYQQGLNDGRNLYEGEKMPDGIERVAAVKIKVSPVVDNNVLTVQLPLSMATATARIFGTNGALLRTVALHTAENKIDVADFTTGVYFLNVNGETQRFVVER, encoded by the coding sequence ATGAGTAAAAAGCTATTTTTATTATCAGTTCTTTTAGGGTTTTGTGTTGGTACTAATGCGCAGAAAGACGCAGAAGAATACACTACTGGACAACCCTCTATTACCATTACCACAACCAACTTAAAGAAGCAATGGCAGCTCACAGTGCTGTTTAATGACAAGAGCAAAACAAAGCCCTGGATTGACAGGAACAACAATGGCAAGTATGATGCGGGGGAGGAAAGTATAAAGAAGTATGGCATAACCCGCTTTAAGCGTACGCAACCCACTATAACTATATATGGCGATATGACTTTCTTTAGTTGCAATCTGAACGAACTGGTGTCTGTCGATGTTTCGAAATGCCCTGGCTTGGTTTCGCTATACTGCGAGGAAAACCAAATAGAGAAGTTGGACGTTAGCAAGAATACAAACTTGAAGAAACTGTATTGCCACACCAATAAATTAAGTGAACTGAAATTGCCTTCCACATCGGAAATAACAGAATTCTATTGTTTTAGAAACAGTTTGAATGAATTAGACCCAAGTGTGATGTCTAAGCTGCAAGAATTTTATTGTGGCGAAAACAATCTTACACAACTCGACATAACAAAGAATACGCAGTTAAGCCTGTTAGCCTGCAACAATAACAAAATTAAAACCATAGATATATCTAAAAGTCCGTTATTGCAAAAGGTATATTTGTTCGATAACGAAATAGAAACGGTGGACATTAGCAAGAATACTGCTTTAGCGGAGTTCCATTGCTATAATAATAAGTTGACGAACATAACCATTGGCGACAATATCGAACTTACAGCTCTGATTGTGAGTGATAACAAGTTGAAAGCACTTGATATAAGCAAGTTGGTAAATCTTACAGATTTGCAATGTGACAATAACCAACTTACTGAACTTGATATTGCAGCCAACCAAAAGTTAAGTTTCATATCTTGTTACAGCAACCAAATAGCTAACCCTGCCATGAAACGAATGTTGGTAAACTTACCCGATATGACGAGTGCCGATAGTAAAGGTGAAGTTGTGGTTGTAGACACGAAGGATGCTAATGAAAAGAACATTTGCTACAAAGTAGATGTAACTGGACTTATTAATGCCAAGAACTGGACAGCCTATGATTATCAGCAGGGATTGAATGACGGTCGTAACTTATACGAGGGCGAGAAGATGCCAGATGGTATTGAGCGTGTGGCAGCAGTAAAGATAAAGGTTAGCCCAGTTGTAGACAACAATGTGCTTACTGTGCAGCTGCCTTTAAGTATGGCGACTGCAACGGCTCGCATTTTTGGAACTAATGGTGCATTGCTTCGCACTGTGGCTTTGCATACAGCTGAAAATAAAATCGATGTTGCGGACTTTACTACTGGCGTTTATTTCTTGAATGTGAATGGTGAAACACAACGTTTTGTTGTAGAACGATAA
- a CDS encoding DUF3467 domain-containing protein: MDNNQNQQGQQLQIDLSPEIAKGIYTNFQIISHSSSEFVLDFISMLPGVPKPTVASRVVLAPEHAKRLLAALQENIVRYEQEFGKIQMPNQQPRTATPFGPVKNDA; encoded by the coding sequence ATGGACAACAATCAAAATCAACAGGGACAGCAGCTTCAGATAGACCTGAGTCCTGAAATTGCAAAAGGAATTTATACAAACTTTCAAATCATCTCACATTCAAGTTCAGAGTTCGTGCTCGACTTTATCAGCATGCTGCCAGGAGTACCAAAGCCGACAGTGGCAAGTAGGGTAGTGCTTGCGCCCGAACACGCAAAACGTCTTTTGGCTGCTTTACAAGAGAATATAGTTAGATATGAACAAGAGTTCGGAAAAATTCAAATGCCTAATCAGCAACCAAGAACAGCAACACCTTTCGGACCTGTAAAGAACGACGCATAA